A single genomic interval of Oryza sativa Japonica Group chromosome 7, ASM3414082v1 harbors:
- the LOC4344342 gene encoding CBL-interacting protein kinase 3: protein MYKAKRTAAQKVRRCLGKYELGRAIGQGTFAKVRFAKNMETGDHVAIKILDKAKVQKHRLVEQIRREICTMKLIQHPNVVHLHEVMGSKTRIFIVLEYVMGGELHDIIATSGRLKEDEARKYFQQLINAVDYCHSRGVYHRDLKLENLLLDTAGNIKVSDFGLSAISEQVKADGLLHTTCGTPNYVAPEVIEDKGYDGALADLWSCGVILFVLLAGYLPFEDENIVSLYNKISGAQFTCPSWFSAEAKRLIARILDPNPATRITTSQVLQDQWFKKGYESPVFDDKYYPYFHDVYDAFGDSEEKHVKEAMEEQPTLMNAFELISLNKGLNLDNFFESDKKYKRETRFTSQCPPKEIINRIEEAANLLGFNIQKRNYRMRMENIKEGRKGHLNIATEVFQVAPSLHVVELKKAKGDTLEFQKFYQTLSTQLKDVVWELEDAAEDMS, encoded by the exons atGTATAAGGCTAAAAGGACTGCTGCCCAGAAAGTAAGGCGCTGCCTTGGAAAATATGAGCTTGGACGCGCAATTGGTCAAGGAACTTTTGCAAAGGTTAGGTTTGCAAAGAACATGGAGACCGGTGATCATGTTGCTATTAAGATCCTTGACAAAGCGAAGGTTCAGAAGCACAGATTAGTCGAACAG ATTAGACGGGAAATTTGTACAATGAAGTTGATACAACACCCCAATGTTGTTCACCTGCATGAG GTGATGGGAAGTAAAACAAGGATTTTCATTGTTCTAGAATATGTGATGGGAGGAGAGCTCCATGATATTATT GCCACAAGTGGAAGGTTGAAGGAGGATGAAGCACGGAAATACTTTCAGCAACTGATCAACGCCGTAGATTACTGCCACAGTAGGGGTGTATACCACAGAGACCTGAAG TTAGAGAATTTGTTGCTTGATACTGCCGGGAACATCAAAGTCTCGGACTTTGGCCTAAGTGCTATATCTGAGCAAGTGAAG GCTGATGGATTACTACATACTACATGTGGAACACCTAATTATGTTGCTCCTGAG GTTATTGAAGATAAGGGCTACGATGGTGCTCTTGCAGACCTTTGGTCATGTGGAGTAATTCTTTTTGTGCTGCTTGCAGGATATCTTCCTTTTGAGGATGAAAATATTGTCTCCCTTTATAACAAG ATTTCTGGAGCTCAGTTTACTTGTCCCTCTTGGTTTTCTGCTGAAGCTAAGAGGCTCATTGCTAGAATTCTGGATCCAAATCCTGCTACT CGGATAACTACTTCTCAAGTGCTACAAGATCAATGGTTCAAAAAAGGCTATGAGTCCCCTGTTTTCGATGACAAATATTACCCTTATTTCCACGATGTTTATGATGCTTTTGGAGACTCAGAA GAAAAACATGTGAAAGAGGCTATGGAAGAGCAGCCAACCTTGATGAATGCCTTTGAGTTGATTTCACTAAATAAGGGTCTGAATCTAGACAATTTTTTTGAGTCTGATAAG AAGTACAAGAGAGAGACAAGATTTACATCGCAGTGCCCTCCGAAAGAAATCATCAATAGGATCGAAGAAGCTGCTAACTTACTAGGATTTAATATTCAGAAGAGAAACTACAGG ATGAGAATGGAGAATATaaaggaaggaagaaaaggaCATCTAAACATTGCAACTGAG GTTTTCCAAGTGGCACCATCCTTACATGTGGTTGAGCTCAAAAAGGCCAAGGGAGATACCCTGGAGTTTCAAAAG TTCTACCAAACGCTCTCGACGCAACTAAAAGATGTTGTTTGGGAATTAGAAGATGCGGCTGAGGATATGAGCTAA
- the LOC4344343 gene encoding dihydrofolate reductase-like: MELDKKFKVLCLHGFRTSGSFLKKQISKWNPSIFQQFDMVFPDGIFPAGGKSEIEGIFPPPYFEWFQFNKDFTEYTNLDECISYLCDYMVKNGPFDGLLGFSQGATLSALLIGYQAQGKVLNDHPPIKFMVSIAGSKFRDPSICNVAYKDPIKVKSVHFIGEKDWLKVPSEELAAAFEDPVIIRHPQGHTVPRLDEASVKQLSEWSSSILEDIKNADDVAKASIVEKPSEGNTVAESGENLVEQIAA, from the exons ATGGAGCTGGACAAGAAATTTAAGGTGCTTTGCCTGCACGGCTTCCGGACAAGTGGGAGTTTTCTGAAGAAGCAAATCAGCAAATGGAATCCTTCCATCTTCCAACAATTTGACATG GTCTTCCCTGATGGCATATTCCCAGCTGGAGGGAAATCAGAGATAGAAGGCATATTTCCCCCACCCTACTTTGAGTGGTTTCAGTTCAACAAG GACTTCACTGAATACACAAATCTGGATGAGTGCATTTCATACCTGTGTGATTACATGGTGAAAAATGGACCTTTTGATGGCCTGCTTGGATTCTCCCAG GGTGCAACTCTTTCTGCTCTTTTGATAGGTTACCAAGCACAG GGCAAAGTACTGAATGATCATCCACCAATCAAGTTCATGGTCTCAATAGCTGGGAGCAAGTTCAGGGACCCAAGCATATGCAATGTAGCCTATAAGGATCCGATCAAGGTGAAATCAGTGCATTTCATTGGAGAGAAGGATTGGCTCAAAGTGCCTTCCGAGGAGCTGGCCGCTGCCTTTGAGGACCCTGTCATCATAAGACATCCCCAGGGCCACACTGTCCCTAGGCTTG ATGAGGCAAGTGTGAAGCAGCTTTCTGAGTGGAGCTCAAGCATCCTGGAAGACATCAAGAATGCAGATGATGTTGCCAAGGCTTCAATTGTGGAGAAGCCATCTGAGGGTAATACCGTGGCAGAGTCCGGTGAAAACCTGGTGGAGCAAATTGCAGCTTGA
- the LOC130472580 gene encoding calmodulin, whose translation MADQLTDDQIAEFKEAFSLFDKDGDGCITTKELGTVMRSLGQNPTEAELQDMINEVDADGNGTIDFPEFLNLMARKMKDTDSEEELKEAFRVFDKDQNGFISAAELRHVMTNLGEKLTDEEVDEMIREADVDGDGQINYEEFVKVMMAK comes from the exons ATGGCGGATCAGCTCACCGACGACCAGATCGCCGAGTTCAAGGAGGCCTTCAGCCTCTTCGACAAGGACGGCGATG GTTGCATCACAACCAAGGAGTTGGGAACTGTCATGCGTTCACTAGGGCAGAACCCAACGGAAGCTGAGCTCCAGGACATGATCAACGAGGTTGATGCTGATGGCAATGGAACCATTGATTTTCCTGAGTTTCTCAATCTGATGGCTCGCAAGATGAAGGACACTGATTCAGAGGAAGAACTCAAGGAGGCCTTCCGGGTGTTTGACAAGGACCAAAATGGCTTCATCTCCGCTGCTGAGCTCCGCCATGTGATGACAAATCTTGGCGAGAAGCTAACTGACGAGGAGGTGGATGAGATGATCCGTGAGGCTGATGTTGATGGTGATGGTCAGATAAACTATGAGGAGTTTGTGAAGGTCATGATGGCCAAGTGA
- the LOC4344345 gene encoding SNF1-related protein kinase regulatory subunit beta-1, giving the protein MGNASGRLDDIADAEMDDGGGGGNRAGAGDYSSSLRPMDRAGLPPYGGAGGSGGLVRPPSSAAGYSGGGGSSSPPGTPPRPHSPRMFVPQSPVTPLHRAVDGPPPVFNQILTSEQEEDHDGPPDKLIPTLLVWTLGGKNVYIEGSWDNWKSKQLVHKCGKDHCVMLGLASGVYRYRFIVDGERRFQPDRPREADIMGTISNLIDVHDYVPDSVDSVSELMAPPSPDSSYGFLAPDDKEFTKEPPALPPQLHLGVLNSRGGSGGKEGECAMPKHNVLGHVFIGKGTPPMVAALGTTFRFQSKFVTKVLYKAIQREDR; this is encoded by the exons ATGGGCAACGCGAGCGGCAGGCTGGACGACATCGCCGACGCCGAAAtggatgacggcggcggaggcggcaacCGCGCCGGCGCTGGGGACTACTCCTCCTCGCTGCGCCCCATGGACCGTGCTGGCCTCCCGCCgtacggcggcgccgggggaaGCGGCGGACTGGTGCGGCCCCCGTCGTCGGCAGCGGGGtactccggcggcggagggtcgTCGTCCCCGCCGGGGACCCCCCCGCGGCCGCACTCCCCGCGCATGTTCGTGCCGCAG AGTCCTGTAACTCCATTGCATAGAGCTGTAGATGGACCTCCTCCAGTATTTAACCAGATATTAACGAGTGAACAAGAGGAGGATCACGATGGTCCCCCTGACAAGCTGATTCCTACTCTGCTTGTGTGGACTCTTGGAGGGAAGAATGTCTATATAGAAGGATCATGGGATAACTGGAAATCAAa GCAACTCGTCCATAAATGTGGAAAGGATCACTGCGTCATGTTAGGGCTTGCATCTGGAGTTTACCGTTATAGATTCATTGTTGATGGAGAAAGAAGATTTCAGCCTGATCGTCCCCGTGAAGCTGACATTATGGGCACCATTTCAAATCTTATTGATGTTCAt GATTATGTCCCGGATAGCGTGGACAGTGTGTCAGAGCTGATGGCTCCTCCATCGCCGGACTCCAGCTACGGTTTCCTGGCTCCTGACGACAAGGAGTTCACCAAGGAGCCTCCCGCTCTGCCGCCGCAGCTCCACCTGGGCGTGCTCAACTCGCGAGGAGGCTCCGGCGGGAAGGAGGGAGAGTGCGCCATGCCCAAGCACAACGTCCTCGGCCATGTCTTCATCGGCAAGGGCACCCCACCCATGGTCGCTGCCCTCGGCACCACCTTCAGGTTCCAGTCCAAGTTTGTCACCAAAGTCCTCTACAAGGCCATCCAAAGAGAGGACAGATAG